DNA sequence from the Cucurbita pepo subsp. pepo cultivar mu-cu-16 chromosome LG06, ASM280686v2, whole genome shotgun sequence genome:
GAGGAGGATTTCTGAATGATACCTTAGAcagggagaggaaaacgaTGACAGTGAGGTAACCACATAAACCACTTCATTGTTTAGCACATCCCTTGAATTCAAGGTACTTAATTACTACTTTTTTAACCCAAATTCTAGCttatagtttatattttacaaGAGTTTTAACGTTTTTTTAGAACTTCTACTTAGGTACTATTGTGAAAAATGGCTTACAGTCTCCTAATCGAGAGAGAACAAAGCGTTTTAAGAGATATGTTAGTTATCCTAGGGATCGTGTAAAGAACATAGAATTTGCAAACTTTTCTACAGAATCTGGAGATTTTGCTGAGTATGTTTCCGTAGCTGAGTGGTATGTTATCGACTTGTTCTATTGTATCTGTGTCCCGTATTCGTATTCGTTTTTGTGTTCCTTAGTCAAAGATATTCTTCCTTGGTGTTGTTTCTGCAATGGTGCATTCTATGCAAGTGTCAGATAGAAGCTTTCTGTCAATTATGTTGTTTCTGCAATGTGCATAGTCTCTTTAGGCTCGGTGGATAAATTCATTTGAGTTAAGTTTGACTTAGCTAGAACAGATGACACATTGCTCTAAAcactaatcaaatcaaaaccaacTCCACTATCTACCGCTATGAAAAATCGAGTTCATATCACTCAAAAACTCTTCGATCATCTCCTTCATAAACAAACATTTCTAAGTCTTCTCAAGCATCATAATATCcaatataatcatttaatgGCCATCAAAATGGAGGACACATGGCTTCTAAAcactaattaaacaaaacccAATTCCCACTAATCCTACCACTATGAATTGAAGCAATCAAAATAAAGCAATGTTGaaaattcataatcataacCCAATCTCTAAGATGCCTATAAAAAGATGCATATTCCTCCCATTTCTCTAACATAACATCcatggcttcttcttcttgtttgatTCCCAGAACTGTAATTCTTCTTGTTTCCACTgtgggttttcttcttccattgcAACTGCAGGCCCTGAAATCGCCGTTTTCTCCTCGCGACGTGCTTCCATTACTACCAAGAAAGGTGTCATGGCGGATTCTGAGCTCTTTCGAAAACCCCGCCAATCTTCTTCCGGCATACGTCGGAGCTGTCTCCTCTCCTGAGAAATCTGTTCAGTGGCAAGGGGCTTGTTTCTATCAGAACACCGCATGGCTGGAGTTCCATAACAAGTCTGGCTCTGGATATGGCGGCGGTACGCTTCATATAAAGGTATATTAATAGTTAGTTATTAAGGGAGTTTTTGAGAATTTAAAGCTCTAACCTTTTTgagtagaaaaaaatataataagctAAGTTATGCATAAGTTAACGGTTGTATAATTTTGGACCCGACACTTTTGAGAAACATATAACGTAAAACAATTACATTGAAGCATCATGATGAGTGTTCTTGAAGCTATGATTTTTAATCTCGATCTAAAAACTACAACGCACCGGAGATGCATCTGGGTGTTACACTTAcccgatatatatatatatatatatatgcaggTTAGCAATGCACATAGTCTAACATGTACGGATGTTTATATCTTTGCAACTCCATACCGCTGGACTTGGGATGGCTATTTTCTGTCTAGAGAACATACTCTCGAGTTCAATCAATGGGAAGGAAAGGAAGAATTTGAATATGTAAGAActgtttgataattatttagatctcatttgataattattatatcataattcTGGTTCTTTATGAATTGGGTGTATGATCTGTTCTGAAATCAGGTTAAAAGGGAAGGGGTTTCAATTTTCCTGATGCAAGCTGGAGTGTTGAAAAGCCTTGAAGCACTGTACAGTGTCCTCCCTTTGTTTGCAAACTCTGAGTGGGGCGAGCAATCCAATATTAAATTTCTTGAGAATGAAATGAGTACCACCTTCATGGAACGCCCTCCTCCATGGAGTACCAGCGTCAATGTTGATGATATCAACTCTGGAGACTTCTTAGCACTGTCCAAAATTCGTGGCCCATGGGGTGGCTTTGAGACTCTAGAGAAGTGGGTTACTGGTTCATTTGCTGGCCATTCTGCTGTTTGCTTAAGGGATTCTGAAGGAAACTTATGGGTTGCTGAATCTGGGCGTGGCAATGGTGGAATGGTATGTTTTTCACTAATCCTTAATTTGCTTCACATCCATGCGAGTGCGTGGGATCCGCACTCCAATCCCCGTGCTTAAAAAGTTGACGTACTCGATCTTAATAGTGCTACTTGACTGCTAGTTGAACTGCAACAGATATTTTTTTCGCATCATGCCACGAGAGTTCTACTTAACATCACGTGATTGAGCCCGACTACAAAATGGTCGTAGCTCAGCTAGCAATCAAATATTACTCGTTCTTTTCAAttcattataatattatctATGTGGCTAAACCTAATTAAAAGGTTAAATACACATGGTTTAATTATTGTTGCAGGAGGGTgatattattgatattttagcATGGGATGAATGGTGGGACTATGAACTCAACAAAGATCCATCCAATCCCCACATTGCATTGCTTCCTTTGCATCCTGATTTGAGGGCCAAGTTTAATGAAACTGCTGCATGGGAGTATGCAAGGAGCATGGTTAAGAAACCCTATGGCTATCATAACTTGATTTTCAGCTGGATTGACACCACCCACGGAAATTATCCTTCTCCCTTGGATGCCCATATGGTAAAAATACAAACATATATACTTAGTTTACTAACGTTTCCCGCCCCTCaggttaaaaaaacatttttagtCCCGTAACTTTTATAACTATTTAGTCCTtgtactttcaaattttgtaacagcttaatCTCCACCATGCAAAATTTCATAACattttagtaatatttttcatGGTAGGATATTATAGATGTTCCGggactaaaatattattttcatgaagGTTcagtgtgagatcctacatcggttggagaagggaacgaagcattccttacaagagtgtggaaacctctccctagcatacgcgttttaaacccgtgaggctgacagcgatacgtaacgggccaaagtagaccatatctgctagcggggggcgtgagctattacaaatagtatcagagccagacaccggacaatgtgtccgcaaggacgctgggtcccaaggggggtgaattgtgagatcccacatcggttggagaggggaacaaagcattccttaagagtgtggaaacttctccttagcacacgcattttaaaaccatgaggttgatgacgatacgtaacgagccaaagcggacaatatctgttaacaaTGGAATTGGGATGTGCTGTTACATTCTAACCGGGACCAAAAGtaaatcttttgaatttgattgttgGCACTATTTGAAACTACAGGTTGCTTCTGCTATGACTATATGGAATCAAATGCAGCCGACCCTGGCAACAAAGTTGTGGAATGAAGCTCTAAACATACGACTTGGAACAAAGGTAGTTTTCATCAATGATTGGAATATccacaaaattgaaatccCGATAGTGATATtgacattaatattttttaacccttagttttttttttggtacttaaaaagtaatttcGAACATGTCCTCGATCCAAACAGCTTTGAATTTCGGGACGGTCATTATGTTGGTTTATGTGGCAGGGGCTTGAGCTTCCTGAGATTCTAGTTGAAGTGGAAAAGCGAGGATCATCTTTTGGGGAACTATTGGCTATTCCTGAACAGGATGATTGGATCTATGAAGACGGGAAATCAGCATCATGTGTTGCTTTTGTCCTTCAAATTTACAAGGCAGCTGGCCTTTTTGGTCCGCTTGCTACCTCAATTCAAGCCACAGAGTTCACTGTAAGTTCCCTCACAATCTTCTGCTCTATATGTTTACATTCTTAAGAACTTGGCCAATTTGTGTCATTCCTATTATTTTGTGCTGTTTGTGGGTAAAAGACAATGAAGAAACTAGCCTGCATTTTTCTAGGTTAAATATCTGATGTTCGAGTAAGTGAatggtacatgaatgaactaaaACTACGTCAGAATGAGCGATCTTTAGGATATGGTGGTTAAGAAAAACTTAGAAGAgttgaaagttactacctataccaacaaggtgcaTCTTCTTTTTTCAGGTGACTTAATTATAGAAACTCAAAAGTTAAGCATGTTTAGCTaggagcaattctatgttgagGTTCGAggaattttcctaaaaaacatgtgagtgagaaaaaaaaaacatgataaaATGTCTCGTGTTGGTTTATGAGGATAGTAGTCTTCACTCTGAAGCGACAAGTATGTAACGTGGTTATGTCATAGGAGAGGCAGGAGAATGTTGGGGCCATCAAGTGttgaatttggattccaaATCTTATTCCGAATCCTGGGTATGATGCATTACAAAATAGGTCTAGTATTTCTACTAGACACTAAATTGATAGTTTAGCGATCTATTCGACACTAAGAGACTTTTGgatacaaaaagaaagtttCGGATTTatcaaaaacttttaaatttaaatgaccTACacccgctaatagatattgtctgctttggcccattacgtatcgccttcagcctcacgattttaaaacgcgtctactagggagagctttccacatctttataaataatatttcgttctcctctccaatcgatgtgggatctcacaatccatccccttcgaggcccaacatccttgctgacactcattcTCCGCTCCAATCAatctgagatctcacaatccatccccttcgaggctcagcatcctcgctggcactcgttcccctctccaatcgacgtgggatctcacccaaaatttaaagttcatAAACTAATGACCTGTTTGGTATACCTACTCTTTGTATAATTCTTCCATTCTTCTCGAGTCAAAGTTCTCGGTTAATGACCTATTTGAGATATTCTTCCAGCAGTTGTTTCtcgggtttttttttgtagatcGAGTTACTAAAATGGATGATTTTGATCTTTCTTGATATGCTTTGATGCAGATAAAAGATGCATACAATCTCAACTTTTATGAAAACAATTCAAGCCGGCTTCCAAAATGGTGCAACGGTGGGGACAATGTGAGGCTTCCATATTGTCAAATTCTTGGAA
Encoded proteins:
- the LOC111796872 gene encoding uncharacterized protein LOC111796872, with product MASSSCLIPRTVILLVSTVGFLLPLQLQALKSPFSPRDVLPLLPRKVSWRILSSFENPANLLPAYVGAVSSPEKSVQWQGACFYQNTAWLEFHNKSGSGYGGGTLHIKVSNAHSLTCTDVYIFATPYRWTWDGYFLSREHTLEFNQWEGKEEFEYVKREGVSIFLMQAGVLKSLEALYSVLPLFANSEWGEQSNIKFLENEMSTTFMERPPPWSTSVNVDDINSGDFLALSKIRGPWGGFETLEKWVTGSFAGHSAVCLRDSEGNLWVAESGRGNGGMEGDIIDILAWDEWWDYELNKDPSNPHIALLPLHPDLRAKFNETAAWEYARSMVKKPYGYHNLIFSWIDTTHGNYPSPLDAHMVASAMTIWNQMQPTLATKLWNEALNIRLGTKGLELPEILVEVEKRGSSFGELLAIPEQDDWIYEDGKSASCVAFVLQIYKAAGLFGPLATSIQATEFTIKDAYNLNFYENNSSRLPKWCNGGDNVRLPYCQILGRYRMDLPGYNTIQPYQHMNERCPSLPTYFHPNNC